The Halogeometricum rufum genome has a segment encoding these proteins:
- a CDS encoding substrate-binding domain-containing protein gives MTIQRRRFLQATGAGTLAALAGCTGEDGENAQTQAESTDGSATADAAGQSEPSGDAELTLATTTSTYDTGLLDALNPVFEEQFGATVKTIPQGTGAAIETARNGDADVILVHARGAEDEFLQDGFGVNRRDVMFNDFVVVGPPDDPAGVGGMSSATEAFATIAETESTFVSRGDDSGTNKKELNIWEASGVDPSGQWYRAIGKGMGDTLVQADQSGAYTLADRGTYLATKDNIDLTIHVQGPLKDGPTILKNPYGVIPVNPAKYGDVNYSLAMAYAGFLTGPQGQEIIDGYTANGSQLFFPNALAEEPQFGQYVPEDWDGSSQSQEDLRFEHWVDAVVPEDF, from the coding sequence ATGACGATACAACGCCGACGGTTCCTGCAGGCGACGGGGGCGGGGACGCTCGCGGCGCTGGCGGGGTGCACCGGAGAGGACGGCGAGAACGCGCAGACGCAGGCGGAGTCGACGGACGGGAGCGCGACGGCCGACGCCGCGGGGCAGTCGGAGCCGTCGGGCGACGCGGAGTTGACGCTGGCGACGACGACGAGCACGTACGACACCGGCCTGCTCGACGCGCTCAACCCCGTGTTCGAAGAGCAGTTCGGCGCGACGGTCAAGACCATCCCGCAGGGGACGGGCGCGGCCATCGAGACGGCCCGCAACGGCGACGCGGACGTCATCCTCGTCCACGCCCGCGGCGCGGAGGACGAGTTCCTGCAGGACGGCTTCGGCGTCAACCGTCGCGACGTGATGTTCAACGACTTCGTCGTCGTCGGCCCGCCGGACGACCCCGCCGGCGTCGGCGGGATGTCGTCGGCGACGGAGGCGTTCGCCACCATCGCGGAGACGGAGTCGACGTTCGTCTCCCGCGGCGACGACTCGGGGACGAACAAGAAGGAGCTGAACATCTGGGAGGCGTCCGGTGTCGACCCGTCTGGCCAGTGGTACCGCGCGATAGGCAAGGGGATGGGCGACACGCTGGTGCAGGCCGACCAGTCCGGCGCGTACACGCTCGCAGACAGGGGGACGTATCTGGCGACCAAGGACAACATCGACCTCACTATCCACGTGCAGGGACCGCTGAAGGACGGGCCGACCATCCTGAAGAACCCCTACGGCGTCATCCCGGTCAACCCCGCGAAGTACGGCGACGTGAACTACTCGCTGGCGATGGCGTACGCCGGCTTCCTCACCGGACCGCAGGGGCAGGAGATAATCGACGGCTACACCGCCAACGGGTCGCAGTTGTTCTTCCCGAACGCGCTGGCGGAGGAACCGCAGTTCGGCCAGTACGTCCCCGAGGACTGGGACGGCTCCTCGCAGTCGCAGGAGGACCTCCGGTTCGAGCACTGGGTCGACGCCGTCGTCCCCGAGGACTTTTAG
- a CDS encoding ABC transporter permease: MLVGTLFGDLNTQYLVSITLVSLYVSTVAVAVSTAVSLPVAVAVAFGDFRGKSALTSVISTGMGFPSVVVGLVVLLALSNSGPLGDFELLFTPRAMIISQTILATPVVLSVSLSAVESVGDDLREAAFGTGGTTTDVGLVVLREARYGIVTAVLAGYGRAISEVGSVLIVGGNIVFSDQTSYTRTLTTAITVEARKGNVETGLALGAILLVLVLGVNAVGSHLRDRTPGKRTAGDRSSSVGTSLGGGDGR; the protein is encoded by the coding sequence GTGCTCGTCGGTACGCTGTTCGGCGACCTGAACACGCAGTACCTCGTCAGCATCACGCTCGTCTCGCTGTACGTGAGCACCGTGGCCGTCGCCGTCAGCACCGCCGTCAGCCTCCCCGTGGCCGTCGCCGTCGCGTTCGGCGACTTCCGCGGTAAGTCGGCGCTCACCTCCGTCATCTCGACCGGGATGGGCTTTCCGAGCGTCGTCGTCGGCCTCGTCGTGCTCCTCGCCCTCTCGAACTCCGGACCGCTGGGCGACTTCGAACTGCTGTTCACCCCGCGGGCGATGATCATCTCCCAGACCATCCTCGCCACGCCCGTCGTCCTCAGCGTCTCGCTGTCGGCCGTCGAGTCCGTCGGCGACGACCTGCGCGAGGCGGCGTTCGGGACGGGCGGGACGACGACGGACGTCGGACTGGTCGTCCTGCGCGAGGCGCGGTACGGCATCGTCACGGCCGTCCTCGCGGGCTACGGCCGCGCCATCAGCGAAGTCGGGTCGGTGCTCATCGTCGGCGGCAACATCGTCTTCTCCGACCAGACCTCCTACACGCGGACGCTCACGACGGCCATCACCGTCGAGGCGCGGAAGGGCAACGTCGAGACGGGACTGGCCCTCGGCGCCATCCTCCTCGTCCTCGTCCTCGGCGTGAACGCCGTCGGGTCGCACCTCCGCGACCGGACGCCGGGCAAGCGAACCGCCGGCGACCGGTCGAGTTCGGTCGGAACGTCGCTGGGCGGAGGTGACGGCCGATGA
- a CDS encoding amino acid ABC transporter ATP-binding protein produces the protein MSEAREVAAAGDGRSDDGSTGGLRLAARGVTHGFEGETVFADVDLAVEPNEVLAVVGPSGSGKTTLLRLLACFEPPAAGVVTANDREVWAMTDEERLRVRRRLGMVFQHRSLFSATVASNAAYGLRVRASWGERIRAAVRGFLGSAETPRAAEEALRTVGMAEKADRHAASLSGGEAQRVAIARALAPEPDVLLFDEPTSNLDPRNTAIVEEAVRAARDRGMGVCLATHDMQQARRVSDRTAVLLGGEIIECGPTAKVFEAPTDSRTREFLDGELVY, from the coding sequence ATGAGCGAAGCCCGCGAGGTGGCGGCCGCCGGAGACGGGCGGAGCGACGACGGGTCGACCGGCGGCCTGCGCCTCGCCGCGCGCGGCGTCACGCACGGCTTCGAGGGCGAGACGGTCTTCGCCGACGTGGACCTCGCGGTGGAACCGAACGAGGTGCTGGCCGTCGTCGGCCCCTCGGGGAGCGGGAAGACGACGCTGCTCCGCCTCCTGGCCTGCTTCGAACCGCCGGCCGCGGGCGTCGTCACCGCGAACGACCGCGAGGTGTGGGCGATGACGGACGAGGAACGCCTCCGCGTCCGTCGACGCCTCGGGATGGTGTTCCAGCACCGGAGCCTGTTCTCGGCCACCGTGGCGTCGAACGCCGCCTACGGCCTGCGCGTCCGCGCCTCGTGGGGCGAGCGGATTCGCGCCGCCGTCCGCGGGTTCCTCGGCTCCGCGGAGACGCCGCGGGCGGCCGAGGAGGCCCTGCGGACGGTCGGCATGGCCGAGAAGGCGGACCGACACGCGGCGTCGCTGTCGGGCGGCGAGGCCCAGCGCGTCGCCATCGCGCGCGCCCTCGCCCCCGAACCGGACGTGTTGCTGTTCGACGAACCCACGTCGAACCTCGACCCGCGGAACACGGCCATCGTCGAGGAGGCGGTTCGCGCCGCGAGAGACCGGGGCATGGGCGTCTGTCTCGCCACGCACGACATGCAACAGGCGCGGCGCGTCTCCGACCGGACGGCGGTCCTCCTCGGCGGCGAGATAATCGAGTGCGGCCCGACGGCGAAGGTGTTCGAGGCCCCCACGGACTCGCGGACCCGCGAGTTCCTCGACGGCGAACTCGTCTACTGA
- a CDS encoding TOBE domain-containing protein: MDDSFDAHLDAGDVSFDGSDARLLATIGDAGSVSAAAAELGRSRARCLTRLRELEDALGPLVERRRGGSGGGGSELTDEAHDLLGRFDRLQAALSGTADVPETVVSGVVETVEGELCAVETAAGTIRAVATEPARAAGTSVTVSVRADAVTLHEPDDAPDEDATSARNRLAGTVESVERGDAVATVAVDAGLTTPLRAFLTVESVRRLSLAPGARVVASWKATATRATPAAVEPR, from the coding sequence ATGGACGACTCGTTCGACGCGCACCTCGACGCCGGCGACGTCTCCTTCGACGGGTCGGACGCGCGCCTCCTCGCGACCATCGGCGACGCGGGGTCGGTCAGCGCCGCCGCCGCGGAACTCGGTCGGTCGCGCGCGCGGTGTCTGACCCGGCTCCGCGAACTGGAGGACGCGCTGGGTCCGTTGGTCGAACGGCGACGTGGCGGGTCCGGCGGCGGCGGCAGCGAACTGACCGACGAGGCGCACGACCTGTTGGGCCGATTCGACCGCCTGCAGGCCGCGCTGTCCGGGACCGCGGACGTGCCGGAGACGGTCGTCTCGGGCGTCGTCGAGACCGTCGAGGGGGAACTGTGTGCGGTCGAGACGGCCGCGGGGACGATTCGCGCCGTCGCCACCGAACCCGCGCGCGCGGCGGGGACGTCGGTGACCGTGAGCGTGCGCGCCGACGCGGTGACGCTGCACGAACCCGACGACGCGCCGGACGAGGACGCGACGAGCGCGCGAAACCGCCTCGCGGGGACCGTCGAGAGCGTCGAACGCGGCGACGCCGTCGCCACCGTCGCCGTGGACGCCGGACTCACCACGCCGCTTCGGGCGTTCCTCACCGTCGAGAGCGTCCGCCGACTGTCGCTCGCTCCCGGCGCGCGCGTCGTCGCCTCGTGGAAGGCCACGGCGACGCGAGCGACGCCCGCGGCCGTCGAACCGCGGTGA
- a CDS encoding dihydrodipicolinate synthase family protein, with protein sequence MQGIGPPLVTPFADDGTVDETRLRELVAWVEDRGVDFLVPCGSNSEAELMTAEERARVVEVVVDEASVPVLAGTGSPGYEETRRATADAAAAGADAALVVTPFYYSHDDAALEAYYRDLADEAEIPVYLYSVPAYTDVKLPVSVVGDLATHPNVAGMKDSSGDVATFVRERRLTRDADFDLMVGSGGVLSHALDAGAAGGVLAVANVAPEAATSVYEAHRDGDSEAARERNEAIVELNHAVTATHGVPGLKAAMRARGAPAGQVRRPFRPVSDDARRELERLVEPL encoded by the coding sequence ATGCAAGGTATCGGACCCCCACTCGTGACGCCGTTCGCAGACGACGGAACCGTAGACGAGACTCGCCTCCGCGAACTGGTCGCGTGGGTGGAGGACCGCGGCGTCGACTTCCTCGTCCCGTGCGGGTCGAACAGCGAAGCAGAACTCATGACCGCCGAAGAGCGCGCTCGCGTCGTCGAAGTCGTCGTCGACGAGGCGAGCGTCCCCGTCCTCGCCGGCACCGGCTCCCCGGGCTACGAGGAGACCCGACGGGCGACGGCCGACGCCGCGGCCGCCGGGGCCGACGCCGCCCTCGTCGTCACGCCGTTCTACTACTCCCACGACGACGCCGCCTTGGAGGCCTACTACCGCGACTTGGCCGACGAGGCCGAGATTCCCGTCTACCTCTACAGCGTCCCCGCGTACACGGACGTGAAACTCCCCGTCTCCGTCGTCGGCGACCTGGCGACGCATCCGAACGTCGCGGGGATGAAAGACTCCAGCGGCGACGTGGCCACGTTCGTCCGAGAGCGCCGACTGACCCGCGACGCCGACTTCGACCTCATGGTCGGGTCCGGCGGCGTCCTCTCGCACGCCCTCGACGCGGGCGCCGCCGGCGGCGTCCTCGCCGTCGCCAACGTCGCCCCCGAAGCCGCCACGTCCGTCTACGAGGCCCACCGCGACGGCGACTCGGAGGCGGCGCGAGAGCGAAACGAGGCCATCGTCGAACTCAACCACGCGGTGACGGCCACGCACGGCGTCCCGGGCCTGAAGGCGGCCATGCGCGCCCGCGGCGCGCCCGCCGGGCAGGTCCGGCGGCCGTTCCGACCGGTGTCCGACGACGCTCGCCGGGAACTCGAACGGCTGGTCGAACCGCTCTGA
- a CDS encoding potassium channel family protein, with protein MKVVIVGYGRVGARTALVLREEGHDVTVVDNDETKVERAEEEGFAVVAGDGSNESVLRRAGVEDADAVGGLTGDPNVNFAACMVGKEFGCRAVMRVSEDYRQEIYERYADDVDEVIYPERLGAAGAKTALLGGNFDAIGDLTEGLRISTVVVPEGAPVVGRKVADIDLGSVGRIYAHGRSREPMTIPFPGTTVESGDQMALLVEEDGLAEVRTILLGENGD; from the coding sequence ATGAAGGTTGTTATCGTGGGGTACGGTCGCGTCGGTGCCCGAACCGCCCTCGTCCTCCGCGAGGAGGGTCACGACGTGACCGTCGTGGACAACGACGAGACGAAGGTCGAACGCGCCGAGGAGGAAGGGTTCGCGGTGGTGGCGGGCGACGGGAGCAACGAGTCCGTGCTTCGCCGCGCCGGCGTCGAGGACGCCGACGCCGTCGGCGGACTGACCGGCGACCCGAACGTGAACTTCGCGGCCTGCATGGTCGGCAAGGAGTTCGGCTGTCGCGCGGTCATGCGCGTGAGCGAGGACTACCGACAGGAGATATACGAACGCTACGCCGACGACGTCGACGAGGTCATCTACCCCGAACGTCTCGGCGCGGCGGGCGCGAAGACGGCCCTCCTCGGCGGTAACTTCGACGCCATCGGCGATTTGACGGAGGGGCTCCGCATCTCGACGGTGGTCGTCCCCGAGGGCGCGCCCGTCGTCGGCCGGAAAGTCGCGGACATCGACCTCGGGTCGGTCGGTCGCATCTACGCGCACGGTCGGTCGAGAGAGCCGATGACCATCCCGTTTCCCGGAACGACGGTGGAATCGGGCGACCAGATGGCGCTCCTCGTCGAGGAGGACGGACTGGCGGAGGTGCGAACAATCCTGCTCGGCGAGAACGGAGACTGA
- a CDS encoding DUF7114 family protein yields MDDAVRARDAAREALDDIEPDRLREVLFDRLDETSMTPGVLTVLSARALDPSVDADADGLAERAAGVQLIYEGLRLTRTLTHEEPWLTAEEGDIDGDIDILAADVLVSRGFYVLARTDAAKRAVEVVRAFGRDQTLRQGQDDADTLDRNLEADIFTLSVVAGTTAVGGDAPPALLEYAAELARECDAEGSLPPATAAFSDATAERIASLSVASRGDDRVPSSATDR; encoded by the coding sequence ATGGACGACGCCGTGCGGGCCCGCGATGCCGCGCGTGAGGCGCTCGACGATATCGAGCCTGACCGCCTCCGTGAGGTGTTGTTCGACCGTCTCGACGAAACTTCGATGACCCCCGGGGTGCTCACCGTCCTGAGCGCCCGTGCGCTCGACCCGAGCGTGGACGCCGACGCCGACGGACTGGCCGAACGAGCCGCGGGCGTCCAACTCATCTACGAGGGTCTCCGACTCACCCGAACGCTGACACACGAGGAGCCGTGGCTCACCGCCGAGGAGGGCGACATCGACGGCGACATCGACATTCTCGCCGCCGACGTCCTCGTCTCTCGGGGATTCTACGTCCTCGCACGGACGGACGCCGCCAAGCGGGCGGTCGAAGTCGTCCGCGCGTTCGGTCGCGACCAGACGCTCCGGCAGGGACAGGACGACGCCGACACGCTCGACAGGAACCTCGAAGCGGACATCTTCACGCTCTCCGTCGTCGCCGGCACGACGGCCGTCGGCGGCGACGCCCCGCCCGCGCTCTTGGAGTACGCCGCCGAGTTGGCCCGCGAGTGCGACGCCGAGGGCAGTCTGCCGCCCGCCACCGCCGCCTTCTCGGACGCGACGGCCGAACGCATCGCGTCGCTATCGGTCGCGAGTCGCGGCGACGACCGGGTGCCGTCCTCGGCGACGGACCGATAA
- a CDS encoding enoyl-CoA hydratase/isomerase family protein — protein sequence MIRTTADGPVRVVTIDRPERRNALRPTDLDDLAAAVSGVDPAETPVVYLRGADGQFCAGADLDSVADLSDPEAFARRGQRVANEISDAPAVVVAGVDGAARGGGVEMALACDVRVATPEATFAEPGVEFGLFGAWGGTVRLPRVVGEGEAMDFALSGRVVDAAEARRMGLVSRVVENPRAVADEIAANRPDALRVVKERLRDDADDEARERAEAAAFARLHERYVDDIRRARTGEEAEDEASDG from the coding sequence ATGATTCGAACGACGGCGGACGGACCGGTGCGCGTCGTGACCATCGACCGCCCGGAGCGACGAAACGCGCTCCGACCCACCGACCTGGACGACCTAGCCGCCGCCGTGAGCGGCGTCGACCCCGCGGAGACACCCGTCGTCTACCTCCGCGGTGCCGACGGGCAGTTCTGCGCGGGCGCGGACCTCGACAGCGTCGCGGACCTCTCGGACCCCGAGGCGTTCGCGCGACGAGGGCAGCGCGTGGCGAACGAAATCAGCGACGCGCCCGCCGTCGTCGTCGCCGGCGTCGACGGCGCGGCCCGCGGCGGCGGCGTCGAGATGGCCCTCGCCTGCGACGTGCGCGTGGCGACGCCGGAGGCGACGTTCGCCGAACCGGGCGTCGAGTTCGGCCTGTTCGGCGCGTGGGGCGGCACCGTCCGCTTGCCCCGCGTCGTCGGCGAGGGCGAGGCGATGGACTTCGCGCTCTCCGGGCGGGTGGTGGACGCCGCGGAGGCCCGCCGGATGGGGCTCGTCTCGCGCGTCGTCGAGAACCCGCGGGCCGTCGCCGACGAGATAGCCGCCAACCGACCGGACGCGCTCCGCGTCGTGAAGGAACGACTCCGGGACGACGCGGACGACGAGGCGCGCGAACGGGCCGAAGCGGCGGCCTTCGCGCGCCTCCACGAGCGATACGTCGACGACATCCGGCGGGCGCGAACGGGAGAGGAAGCAGAGGACGAGGCGTCCGACGGCTGA
- a CDS encoding NAD+ synthase: MSTDQTVLSDTAPLDLRLSDDELEATHEHILQFIRDVVDDAGAEGAVLGLSGGIDSTTTAYLAVEALGTENLHGLVMPSVVNTDENMSDAERVAQELGIEYDVVEIQPIAETFFDTFPEAADDRMAAGNVYVRVRGVLNYFVANHENKVVLGTGNRSEALAGYFTKYGDQAVDCNPIGNLYKQQVRQLAAHVGVAEDLVMKTPSAEMWSGQTDEEEMGMDYDTLDAILALHVDGPLSKSATTKHLDVTEAQVDRVVELYERSEHKRHTPPAPDPLDL; this comes from the coding sequence ATGAGCACGGACCAGACGGTTCTGAGCGACACCGCTCCCCTCGACCTTCGCCTGTCGGACGACGAACTCGAAGCGACGCACGAGCACATCCTGCAGTTCATCCGCGACGTGGTCGACGACGCCGGCGCCGAGGGGGCCGTTCTCGGCCTCTCGGGCGGCATCGACAGCACGACCACGGCCTATCTCGCCGTCGAAGCGCTCGGGACGGAGAACCTGCACGGACTGGTGATGCCGAGCGTCGTCAACACCGACGAGAACATGAGCGACGCCGAACGCGTCGCCCAGGAGTTGGGAATCGAGTACGACGTCGTCGAGATTCAGCCCATCGCCGAGACGTTCTTCGACACGTTCCCCGAGGCGGCCGACGACCGGATGGCCGCCGGGAACGTCTACGTCCGCGTCCGCGGCGTCCTGAACTACTTCGTCGCCAACCACGAGAACAAGGTGGTCCTCGGGACGGGCAACCGTTCGGAGGCGCTGGCGGGCTACTTCACGAAGTACGGCGACCAGGCGGTGGACTGCAACCCCATCGGCAACCTCTACAAGCAGCAGGTCCGGCAATTGGCCGCCCACGTCGGCGTCGCAGAGGACCTCGTGATGAAGACGCCCTCCGCGGAGATGTGGTCCGGCCAGACCGACGAGGAGGAGATGGGGATGGACTACGACACGCTGGACGCCATCCTCGCCCTGCACGTGGACGGTCCGCTCTCGAAGTCCGCGACGACGAAGCACCTCGACGTGACCGAGGCGCAGGTGGACCGCGTCGTCGAACTGTACGAGCGGAGCGAACACAAGCGCCACACCCCGCCCGCGCCGGACCCGCTCGACCTCTGA
- a CDS encoding MOSC domain-containing protein encodes MSRNEGDSRGETRVGSVERIHVASGTGGDPESRESVRAVAGRGLEGDRYFDGDGIYNDRDDLEPSDVTLVEAEALAAAAADYDVEFEPGAHRRNVTTRGVALNHLVGERFRVGEAVLEGVGLCEPCGYMESLANEPDAAAALEHRGGLDARIVESGRIAVGDDVNW; translated from the coding sequence ATGAGCCGAAACGAGGGCGATTCGAGGGGTGAGACGCGGGTCGGTTCGGTCGAGCGCATCCACGTCGCGTCGGGGACGGGCGGCGACCCGGAGTCGCGAGAGTCCGTCAGGGCCGTCGCGGGCCGCGGCCTCGAAGGGGACCGATACTTCGACGGCGACGGCATCTACAACGACCGGGACGACTTGGAGCCGAGTGACGTCACGCTCGTCGAGGCCGAAGCGCTGGCGGCCGCCGCCGCGGACTACGACGTGGAGTTCGAACCGGGCGCGCACCGTCGGAACGTCACGACACGAGGGGTGGCACTCAACCACCTCGTCGGCGAGCGCTTCCGCGTCGGTGAGGCCGTCCTCGAAGGAGTGGGCCTCTGTGAACCCTGCGGCTACATGGAGTCGCTCGCGAACGAACCGGACGCGGCGGCGGCGCTCGAACACCGCGGCGGCCTCGACGCTCGCATCGTCGAGTCGGGGCGCATCGCCGTCGGAGACGACGTGAACTGGTGA
- a CDS encoding Nmad3 family putative nucleotide modification protein — MPRAIAINIAANTTLPGVRGPVYPDGTFAYVPIPEREPTRSDATVPTYADIDPPVELPADVRDARVHLDPEFAGYPFCERYTYGDEHGVKAGPLSGLDTGDWLLFYATLDRHETVGGDADGNPGVDAADGPETDAADGPETDAADYLAPEWGAYLVGAFEVDVAVTGEGYESLPATDRARFANNAHVKRETFDAEVLVAGTDRSRLFDRVVPLSSPDAGADANRIVTDLSNDSGRGPWWRRVLRFDADATADLLALFDSRAFGPYLD, encoded by the coding sequence GTGCCCCGCGCCATCGCCATCAACATCGCCGCCAACACCACGCTTCCGGGCGTCCGCGGCCCCGTCTACCCCGACGGCACGTTCGCCTACGTCCCCATCCCCGAGCGAGAACCCACGCGCTCGGACGCGACGGTACCGACGTACGCCGACATCGACCCGCCCGTCGAACTGCCCGCCGACGTCCGCGACGCGCGGGTCCACCTGGACCCCGAGTTCGCCGGCTACCCGTTCTGCGAGCGCTACACCTACGGCGACGAACACGGCGTGAAGGCCGGGCCGCTCTCGGGTCTGGACACGGGCGACTGGCTACTGTTCTACGCGACGCTGGACCGGCACGAGACGGTGGGCGGCGACGCCGACGGGAATCCCGGAGTCGACGCCGCAGACGGCCCAGAGACGGACGCCGCGGACGGCCCGGAGACGGACGCCGCGGACTACCTCGCGCCCGAGTGGGGCGCGTACCTCGTCGGCGCGTTCGAAGTCGACGTCGCCGTCACGGGCGAGGGGTACGAGTCGCTCCCGGCGACCGACCGCGCCCGATTCGCCAACAACGCGCACGTCAAGCGCGAGACGTTCGACGCCGAAGTTCTCGTCGCCGGCACCGACCGCTCGCGCCTGTTCGACCGCGTGGTTCCGCTCTCCTCGCCCGACGCGGGCGCCGACGCGAACCGCATCGTCACCGACCTCTCGAACGACTCGGGGCGGGGGCCGTGGTGGCGGCGCGTCCTCCGGTTCGACGCCGACGCGACGGCCGACCTGTTGGCCCTCTTCGACTCGCGCGCGTTCGGGCCGTACCTCGACTGA
- a CDS encoding DUF7577 domain-containing protein has translation MDPWGWIVVYAIGLTVLQLLVYRYLLNNGDETGYDGVFGDSEDRPDGTVAQGTERGGLARTPRLAASPNSPADRPDSRSDGRYCPHCGTENEPDRTFDRCWNCANRLA, from the coding sequence ATGGACCCGTGGGGTTGGATCGTCGTCTACGCCATCGGGCTCACGGTACTCCAGCTACTGGTGTATCGGTACCTCCTGAACAACGGCGACGAGACGGGGTACGACGGCGTGTTCGGGGACTCCGAGGACCGTCCCGACGGGACGGTTGCACAGGGGACCGAACGCGGCGGCCTCGCGCGGACGCCGCGTCTCGCCGCGTCGCCGAACTCGCCCGCCGACAGGCCGGACAGTCGGTCCGACGGCCGCTACTGCCCGCACTGCGGGACGGAGAACGAACCGGACCGCACGTTCGACCGGTGCTGGAACTGCGCGAACCGACTCGCCTGA